The Bacteroidales bacterium genomic sequence GGTGCCATTGAGGGTTTAGCTGCATCTGTTATGGCAGTTATAGATCCCGGAGATGAAGTTATTTTATTAACTCCGACATATTCAACTCATATCACGCAAGTAAAATTAGCATCAGGTATTCCGATTTTAGTGCCTCTTGATGAAGAAAACGATTTTAAACCAAACTTTGAAGCAATTGTAGAGTCAATTACAAAGAAGACTAAAGCAATTATGCTTTGTACTCCGAACAATCCTACGGGTACTGTTTTTTCTGAAGATAATCTGAAAACGATTGCAAAAATAGCTTTAAAAAATAAACTGACAGTTATAGTTGATGAAGCGTATGAATATTTTGTTTATGATGATAATAAGCATTTTAGTATTGCATCAATACCCGGAATGGAGAATCATGTAATTACAAATTATACTTTTACAAAAACATATGCTATGACGGGTTGGCGTATCGGTTATTTACATGCAAGTGAAAATTTAATTGAGCAAATAAAGAAAGTCCATATTCCAATTTCAATTTGTGCACCCGTTGTATCACAATATGCTGCAATAGCTGCATTAAAGGGAAGTCAGGATTGTATTAAGGAATTTCGAAATGATTATTTAAGAGCAAGAAATTTAATGTGTGAACGATTAGACAGACTGGATTCATTTTTTCAATATGTTAAACCAAGCGGTTCATATTTAATGTTTCCTGAAGTTTTGGGTGAGAGAGCAAAAGATTCATTTGCATTCAGCAAAACCTTATTAAAAGAAGCCAAAGTTTCAACAACTCCCGGAGTTGCATTCGGCCCAAACGGTGAGAATCATGTTCGTTTGTCTTTTTGTGTTCCCGATGATATGATTAACAAAGCATTTGACAGAATAGAATTTTTTTTCAAAGGATAATCTAAAATATAGATTTTTTAATTATTATTAAAATAACAGCAGAACCAAAATTAATATACAAATGAAAACATATTTAGAATGTATCCCTTGTTTTATGCAGCAAGCATTAAGAGCAGGGCGAATGACTGCAAAAAATGAAGAACAAGTAAAACTGATTTTGGATGAAGTTAGTGAATTGGTTCCGAATTTCAGTTTAGAAAACACACCTGCAGAATATGGTGCGGAAGTTTATAGAATTATTAAAGAAATAACGGGAGTTGTCGATCCTTATAAACAAATTAAAGAAGACAGCATTAATGAGGCATTGGCATTGATTCCTGATTTAAAACAAATAATTGATGAATCTGATAATCGATTATTAACAGCCGTAAGAATAGCCATTGCAGGGAATGTTATTGATTTTGGGGTTAATGAATCTTTTAGTCTTATTGAAGACATCGGAAAAATATTAGTTCAGGATTTTGCTGTTTCGGATTTTAATTATTTTAAATCGGCAGTTAAAAAAGCTGAAAAAATACTTTATATCGGAGATAATGCCGGAGAATCAGTGTTTGATAAATTATTGATTGAAGAAATGGGAAAGCCTGTGATTTATGCAGTTAGAGAAATTCCCGTTATTAACGATTCAACTTATGAAGATGCAGTAAATTCAGGTCTCGCAGATGTTGCAACAATAATTTCTTCCGGTGTAAAAGCTCCGGGAACAATTTTAAATCAATGTAATAACGAGTTTTTAGAATTATTTAAATCGGCTGATATGGTTATCAGCAAAGGTCAAGGAAATTATGAAGGTTTGTCGGATGTGAATCGTCCGCTTTTTTTCTTATTAAAAGCTAAATGTGAAGTTATTGCAAAAGATTTGGGTATGAAAAAAAATGATATTATTCTGAAAGGAATTAATTTAATTTGATAAACAGATGAAAAACAAAACAAAAATCGGAATTATAATTTGTGATCGTTATCGCAGTTGTGCCGGAGGTAAATGTTTCAGAGCTTTACAAAACAGGGAAGGAGCATTTGATATTTATGCAAAAGACGAAGATATTGAATTAGTCGGTTATACAAGTTGCGGAGGTTGTCCGGGAGGAAATATTGAATATGCACCCGAAGAAATGAAAAATAACGGAGCGGAAGTTGTTCATCTGGCAACAGGTTTTGTTGTCGGTTATCCGCCTTGCCCACGCATTAAACAATTCGTAAAAGTAATTGAGATAAAATACGGAATGAAAGCAGTTATCGGCACTCATCCGATACCGGAAAAATATTTAATTACACATACAAAAATGAAAACATGGGATTCTTCTGCATGGAATGAAATTACAAAACCGACTATGTCTGATGAAAAAACAAGAATTGCGTATAATTAGAAATTTGCATCAGTCATCGGATGACTATATTGATAAATACCGTAGAAGATCAAAATGTTTATTAGTAATTATTTGACAAAGTCATCCGATGACTTTTATATAAAACGATCAAATTTATGTATAAATACTTATTCGGCCCGGTTCCTTCACGTCGTTTGGGCATGTCTCTCGGTGTTGACCTTGTTCCGCACAAAGTTTGCACTTTGGATTGCGTATATTGCGAATGCGGTGCAACAACAAAGTTGACTGTTGACAGAAAAGAATATATTCTTTATGATCGAATCACAGAAGAATTAACGCATTATTTTGAGCATAATCCCGATCCGGAATATATTACTTTTTCAGGTTCCGGTGAACCGACTTTAAATTCAAGGATAGGAGATGTAATTGTATTTATTAAAAGCAAGAAACCAAATATTCCGATTGCTGTTTTAACCAACGGTACTTTGCTGAATAATAAATCATTAAGAAAAGAAATTTATAAAGCAGATGTAATACTTCCCTCATTGGATGCTGCTGTATCTTCTGATTTTCAAAATATAAACAGACCTCATAATTCCTTAACTGTTGATACCTATATACAGGGATTAATTGATTTAAGAAATGAGTTTTTAGGTAAAATATGGTTAGAAATATTGATTCTTCCCGGTTATAATGATAATCCCGAGAATATAACAGCTTTAAAAGAAGCGATACTTAAAATTAAACCGGATTCAATACAATTAAATACATTAGATCGTCCCGGAGTATTGACTGATTTAGAAGCGGCAAGTCAAGATGAATTATTGAAAATTATTAACTCTTGGAATTTGAAGAATGTTGAGATCATAGCAAAGGTAAAAGACAGGGAAAAAGTAATATCATACAGGGAAGATATTGAAACAGCAATTTTAGAAACCATAAAAAGAAGACCTTGCACTCTGCATGATCTTTCTTTGCTTTTAGGAACTCATATCAATGAAATTAATAAATATCTGGGTGTTCTCGAAGAAAACGGAAAAATACTGACAAAATCATTGGATCGAGGTACTTTTTATCAAATTAAAAAATAGTTATTAATTTTAGCGGTAATTATAAATCACTTTGAGGGAATAATAAATCTGATATGTCATTAATTAAAAACTATGAAAACTAAACTTTTAATTTCAGGGTTTTTAATTCTTACATTTAATATTTTCTCACAAAGCAAAGTTATCGGTGTGATTAAAGACTTTGAGGAAAATTACTTGCCTTCTGCATATATTCAAGAAGTTGGCACAAAGAATGAGGTTGTTTCAAATGAAAAAGGCAAATTTGTAATAAACACTATAAAAGACACTTGTTTAATTAGTTTTTCATGGATTGGCTTGGAAACAAAGACAATTGAAATAACAAAAGACACATCAATTAATATAATACTTGAAATTTGGAATTATGAATTCAATTGGATAACAATTGGGGCAAACTTTGAAGCAATCAACTCAAATTTTGGTTTTTTAGTAAGTAATGGTTTCGATGAACACCCAATTATTCATTTTGAAGACTTCTCTGAATCGTGGATATATAAGGCGAGTGTTACAACAGATTTCAAAAGGGATTATTCAATTGGAGTTAAATTTGGCCGAGATTATATTTTGAGACACATTTACATGCCTACGATTGAGTATAAAAAAACTGAATATTTTTCTAATAACTTTCATCAAACCGATATAAACTTATCTTTTGGTGTTCGTTTTAGAGGCTTTTGGGGTACAATCTTAATAAAATCCGGATATCAATCATTGAATGGAGATTATAACTTAGGTGGAGGAATTGGTTTTCAAAATAGCCATCGCAGTCCAAATTTATACTATGGAATAACGGCAGGATATTGGATTAATTACTTTACTTATAATATCTACTTTCAAAGTTTTATTTACAAGCATAAATTAAGTTTAAGAGCAAATTATGAGAGAATTGAAAACTTTGATTTTTTAAATATTGGGATAAATTATATTTTTAACAGATAAAAAATAACCGCTAACAAATATATAAAATGCATATTTATTATATAACCATTAATTTTTCACCTGTGATTAGAGCCGGTTACCGTTATCAAGGACCGAAGGGTTTATTATTTAGGGCTGCACCTCAATACTTTATAACTGAAAACAATGGCGGAGAAATTTATAATAAGTTGTGGTTCGGTTTGTTAATCGGTTATTCATTTTAACAGTTAATAAAATTGAAAATAAATTTTACGACTATGAATAAGCAAAACAAAATTAAAAGAGGAAACAAATACCTCACATGGACTTTAAGAATATTTTTATTATTAGTAAGTCTGTTTTTCATGCTGTTTTCCTTCGATGTATTTTCAGGAGAGTACTCTTTTTGGAATAAGGTTTTAGCATTTCTTATGCATAATATATTTACTTTTGCTTTATTAATAATACTCTTCATTGCTTGGAAACGAGAACATATTGGAGGAATACTACTGCTTGCTGTCGGAATTTTTATGATCTTCTTTTTCGGAGGCCCTTTGAACTTGATGTACGGAACATGGATAATGATTGGATTGCCTGTTCTGACAGGAATATTATTCTTGTGCAATTATTATTTGATTAAGAAAAAATCTAATTAAATTTAGTTGTAGTTTAAAATAATTATGTTTTCTGTATAAATTCAAGTTTAAGTCGCAGAGTGACGGACTATTTGTAGCTCCCAACAGAAGTTGGAGGTGATGTGAATAATTAGTGAACAAAAGTCCCGTAGGGATGTCCTGTTTTTTTCGTAATTTGTTTATAATTTTCAATAATGGCATAAAGCAAAAAAATATTTTCACAGTAATATTAATTTAAGTACGTTTGTTTACGTTTCTTTAAAAATGTATGTTATGAAATTTTTAGTATTATCGGCAATATTTTTTTTTAACGGTTTAATCGGTTTAAGCCAGATTCCGGAAGGTTATTATGATGATGCTCAAGGTTTGGGTGGAGATGTTCTTAAAACTGCCCTGTATAATATCATTAAAGGACATAATGAGTATGTATATACAACTGATACTACAGATGTTTGGGATATCTTAAAAGAAACAGACAAAGATCCTTATAACCCGGATAATGTAATTTTAATATACACGGGTTGGTCAGTGGATGCTGCCCAAGAATGGAATAACGGAGACGGTTGGGAGCGTGAACATGTTTGGGCAAAATCTCGCGGTGATTTTGGTACTGATCTCGGAGCCGGAACTGATGTTCATCATTTACGACCTATTGATCCTTCGGTAAATTCTGCACGTAACAACAGATGGTTTGCTGAATGTGATGAAGAATACATAGACAACGGAATACCGACAGGCAGCTATACAAGCAGTACCGAATGGGTTTGGAAACCTCGAGATGAAGTAATAGGCGATGTAGCGAGAATGATTTTTTATATGGCAACACGTTATGAAGGAGAAGGCGGAGAACCGGATTTGGAAGTCATTGATTATATTCCTGCTGATAATAATACAGATGAACCTATACATGCTTTATTATCCGATTTATTAATATGGAATGCGCTGGATCCTGTTTCTGATTATGAGATTAACAGAAACAATATAATTTATTCTTATCAAAATAACAGAAATCCTTTTATTGATTATCCTGAATGGGTTGAATGTATTTGGAATAACAATTGCACAGGCATGTGGTTTACGACTGTTCCCGATACTGTATTGACAGACAGAGATACGTATTCTTATTCTGTTTCTGCTTTTGGCCCCGATGATGTATTGTTAACTCTTTCAGGTGAAATAATTCCTGATTGGTTGATTTTTAGATCTGTAACAAGCAATTTTGGAAGTGCAACAGCTACTCTTGAGGGTTCTACTGATTTTAATGATATCGGAACTCATGCTGTTTCAATAAAATTAAGCGGAGGTACTGAAACTGTTTTTCAAAATTTTGAAATTCTTGTTACGGACGGAAACCCCATTGCATTTACTTCAACACCTGTAACAGACGCAAATGTAGATGAATTATATGCTTATTATATTACTTCAACAGGCGATGAAGGTGCAACATTTACGCTTACGGGAACAATATTGCCGAACTGGTTAAGTTTGAGTGATAATATAGGTTCAACTGCAACATTGAGCGGCATACCTTTGATTGAACATCTTGGTTTAAACACGGTTGAATTAACCCTGACCGATGATACTAAAATGACAATTACTCAAAATTTTGATATTTTAGTTGTTGATCCTAATGATCTCAATCAAATCATAATTACTCAATATTACGAAGGAAACAGTAACGATAAATTTATTGAAATAACAAATATCGGAAGTTCAGATGTTGATTTAAGCTCTTATTATTTAGCACGATGGGGAACAACAGATACTCCTTCGGGTGTTTATACAAACGGAGATGCTCTCACAGGAATTATTGCTGCGGGAGAAACACAGGTTTATAAAAATTCGGGAGCAACTGTGCCTGCTTATGCGGTTGCTTTAGCAACAGCTTCTACAAGTGCGACTTATTTTAACGGTGACGATCCTGTAGCATTGTTGAGATACGGTGATACATGGGAAGATCGAGTTGATTGCCTTTATGCATCAATTGCAGGCGGTACTAAATGGGGAGATGAAACAGGATTTTACAGAAAAGAAACTGTTACATCGGGTAATTTGGAAATGAGTATTTTAGACGGTTCAGGTGAATGGATTGAAGTCAGCATTGAAGAAGTAAATAATGCCGTTTACGGAACAACTGAATATCTCGGGTTTCATATAGGACCTCCTGTCGGAACAGAGGATATAAATACTCAAGTTAAACTTTTTCCGAATCCGGTTAGTGATATTTTATTTATTGAAACTAAAGACCGAATTAATTCAATTGAAGTTATGAACGTAACAGGTCAGTTAATTAAGAAAATAAATAATTTTAATAACACACTTGCTGTAGGACTTTCTGACTTACAAAGAGGATTGTATTTCATGAAAATAACTGACTGTAACGGAAATGTTTCCTTGTTGAAATTTGTAAAACAATAAATATTAGGTTTAATTTTCTTCCACAGGGCATATAAATATTTTAGAATTTTCAGCCAATGAAAATTTTGAAATATTTATAACCGCAGGTGCCGATACTTTTTCAGAACTTCCGGAAAAAATTACTTTTCCGATAAGAAGCACAGCAATTTCATTGTTTAATTCAAAATCTTTCTTTTCGGAAGATGAAATGATTTTCCCTTCATCAATCCAACTCTTAAATTTTTTTGAACGCATATAGCAGTATGGTTCAATAGTTCGTAATTGTCCGGCAGCTATTCTTTTTCCTGCAGCCTTCCATATTGCCCTCCGGAATTCGGCAGATTCTTCTATCAGATGTTTTAATTGAGAGTTGCTCATTGTAAAAACACTTAAAGGTGAATCTGCAGTAACCGAAGCATTACTGCTTCTTCCGGTTAATATGCCAATTTCTCCGATAATATTTCCTTCACCTACAATGTCAATTAATTCATCATTGAAAGTAATTGTTACGGTTCCTCTTGCAATAAGATAAACAGTATCGGAAGATGTACCTTCTTTTATTAATTTATTACCGGTTGAATATATTTTTGCTTTAAACAGCTTTCCGGTTTTTTCTAATGTATTATTATTGACGTTTTGCAGCCAAGGAAGCTTTGATAAAAATTCGAGTACATCAGGAATCTTAACTTTAGGAGGTGCAAGCAAAAGTTTTTTCATTCTTTCCTCAACACTGTGAATCATTTTACTTGCTTCTTCTGAATCTATTCTTCCGTTTTTCTGCAGTCTTTCAATTGTTTTTAATTCATAATTCAGCAAAGAACGTATGGCTTGTCTTGTGGCAATTGCATCATATATTTCAGGATATGTTTTTCTGATATTTCTGATAAATGTAAGACCTTCAATTTTATTTTGGTTTATTTCTGCCTCAATAATTTCAAGATTCTTATTTCCTTCATTATCATCAGGGTCTATACTGCGATACATACTTTCGACAAGTTTTATACATTCTTGTTGAGCATCAATAAACCCGCGTGCTGAATCATAGCTGACAGCTAATCTTTCAAAGAATATATGTCTTGTAACTCTTTTCAGCAAAGAAATTGATTGTAATTTACTTAGAAATTTCGGTGTTTTCATCAGAAGTTCTAAATCTTTTCTTTCCGATAAGGACTTTAAGCCTCCGTCGTCAAGTATTGTGTCAATACCCTCAGAAAGACTTCTGACAGCAGTAGGGCCGAGAAGTCCTTCTTTAAACTGATGCCAATAACTGCTTTTCTCTTTTTCAAGTATTCTTTTACGAATTTCTGATATTGTGTCAATTTTTATGTCTTGGTTGCTGTTAATAACAGCTTCCGGAGGTAAATATTCTTTCACGGAATTCCAATCGGCATTGCTGATAAATCTGTCTTTTTTAAGTCTTTCAATTGCATTTTCTGTGCTGCTCCTGAGGTATTGTTTTGCATTAATAATCATTAAGGCTTTGGCAGGAGCAATTTTTGAGAGTCCGAGTTTGTTTACAATAAATTTCATTGTAGTGGCATTAACAAGCAAGGTCAGAGTTACAATACCGGCTGTTATAAAGAAGAATTGGTTTCTTATTTCAGCAGAAATATATTTATCGTCTAAATTTACAACAACAAGAGCCAGGGCCAAACCTATTGCACCTCTTAAAGCACCATACCATAAAACTGTTGCTTCTTTTTTATTAAGCCCGTATCCTATTCTTTTCATTGCAGGGTAGAACATTATTATAATAATTGCTCGTATAATGTGTATGCCAATATAGAATATACCGAGAACAGCAAAATCAATGAGTGTGAACTCAGCTCGTTGTGCAATAACAACACCAACAATGATAAAAATTATGGTATTTGCAAAAAATGCCGCCAATTCCCAGAATTTATGTAAAAAATGTTCTACTTTGGGGCTTATTCGTGTTTTTCCGATTCCTGCCATTGCTAATCCGAAAGCAACAATTGCAAGCACACCGGACATCTGCATAAAATGTTCGGCAACA encodes the following:
- a CDS encoding aminotransferase class I/II-fold pyridoxal phosphate-dependent enzyme translates to MNISNRVNQLKKSAIHEMTRLSKQYEDVAFLSWAKPSSGTPSHINDAAVEAIQNGLTSGYSQAEGLPELRELIVRKLKRDNHINSKISELLITVGAIEGLAASVMAVIDPGDEVILLTPTYSTHITQVKLASGIPILVPLDEENDFKPNFEAIVESITKKTKAIMLCTPNNPTGTVFSEDNLKTIAKIALKNKLTVIVDEAYEYFVYDDNKHFSIASIPGMENHVITNYTFTKTYAMTGWRIGYLHASENLIEQIKKVHIPISICAPVVSQYAAIAALKGSQDCIKEFRNDYLRARNLMCERLDRLDSFFQYVKPSGSYLMFPEVLGERAKDSFAFSKTLLKEAKVSTTPGVAFGPNGENHVRLSFCVPDDMINKAFDRIEFFFKG
- a CDS encoding ARMT1-like domain-containing protein; the encoded protein is MKTYLECIPCFMQQALRAGRMTAKNEEQVKLILDEVSELVPNFSLENTPAEYGAEVYRIIKEITGVVDPYKQIKEDSINEALALIPDLKQIIDESDNRLLTAVRIAIAGNVIDFGVNESFSLIEDIGKILVQDFAVSDFNYFKSAVKKAEKILYIGDNAGESVFDKLLIEEMGKPVIYAVREIPVINDSTYEDAVNSGLADVATIISSGVKAPGTILNQCNNEFLELFKSADMVISKGQGNYEGLSDVNRPLFFLLKAKCEVIAKDLGMKKNDIILKGINLI
- a CDS encoding CGGC domain-containing protein, whose protein sequence is MKNKTKIGIIICDRYRSCAGGKCFRALQNREGAFDIYAKDEDIELVGYTSCGGCPGGNIEYAPEEMKNNGAEVVHLATGFVVGYPPCPRIKQFVKVIEIKYGMKAVIGTHPIPEKYLITHTKMKTWDSSAWNEITKPTMSDEKTRIAYN
- a CDS encoding radical SAM protein, producing the protein MYKYLFGPVPSRRLGMSLGVDLVPHKVCTLDCVYCECGATTKLTVDRKEYILYDRITEELTHYFEHNPDPEYITFSGSGEPTLNSRIGDVIVFIKSKKPNIPIAVLTNGTLLNNKSLRKEIYKADVILPSLDAAVSSDFQNINRPHNSLTVDTYIQGLIDLRNEFLGKIWLEILILPGYNDNPENITALKEAILKIKPDSIQLNTLDRPGVLTDLEAASQDELLKIINSWNLKNVEIIAKVKDREKVISYREDIETAILETIKRRPCTLHDLSLLLGTHINEINKYLGVLEENGKILTKSLDRGTFYQIKK
- a CDS encoding carboxypeptidase-like regulatory domain-containing protein; its protein translation is MKTKLLISGFLILTFNIFSQSKVIGVIKDFEENYLPSAYIQEVGTKNEVVSNEKGKFVINTIKDTCLISFSWIGLETKTIEITKDTSINIILEIWNYEFNWITIGANFEAINSNFGFLVSNGFDEHPIIHFEDFSESWIYKASVTTDFKRDYSIGVKFGRDYILRHIYMPTIEYKKTEYFSNNFHQTDINLSFGVRFRGFWGTILIKSGYQSLNGDYNLGGGIGFQNSHRSPNLYYGITAGYWINYFTYNIYFQSFIYKHKLSLRANYERIENFDFLNIGINYIFNR
- a CDS encoding endonuclease; this encodes MKFLVLSAIFFFNGLIGLSQIPEGYYDDAQGLGGDVLKTALYNIIKGHNEYVYTTDTTDVWDILKETDKDPYNPDNVILIYTGWSVDAAQEWNNGDGWEREHVWAKSRGDFGTDLGAGTDVHHLRPIDPSVNSARNNRWFAECDEEYIDNGIPTGSYTSSTEWVWKPRDEVIGDVARMIFYMATRYEGEGGEPDLEVIDYIPADNNTDEPIHALLSDLLIWNALDPVSDYEINRNNIIYSYQNNRNPFIDYPEWVECIWNNNCTGMWFTTVPDTVLTDRDTYSYSVSAFGPDDVLLTLSGEIIPDWLIFRSVTSNFGSATATLEGSTDFNDIGTHAVSIKLSGGTETVFQNFEILVTDGNPIAFTSTPVTDANVDELYAYYITSTGDEGATFTLTGTILPNWLSLSDNIGSTATLSGIPLIEHLGLNTVELTLTDDTKMTITQNFDILVVDPNDLNQIIITQYYEGNSNDKFIEITNIGSSDVDLSSYYLARWGTTDTPSGVYTNGDALTGIIAAGETQVYKNSGATVPAYAVALATASTSATYFNGDDPVALLRYGDTWEDRVDCLYASIAGGTKWGDETGFYRKETVTSGNLEMSILDGSGEWIEVSIEEVNNAVYGTTEYLGFHIGPPVGTEDINTQVKLFPNPVSDILFIETKDRINSIEVMNVTGQLIKKINNFNNTLAVGLSDLQRGLYFMKITDCNGNVSLLKFVKQ
- a CDS encoding cation:proton antiporter produces the protein MIKKVFLIIIILCFGIGISKNLFAQTHREKTDSTQNTGIDTSSNIITDVDTVHSTSADQSQTEITEHSDTDMHEDEHHGGMEPLFFIIIALVIGAATRHFFRKIPLPFTVLLLLFGIGLGLLNRFGLFEGWGETISLSLKWAGHINPHAILFIFLPILIFEAAYAMDLHTFKKTVTNSIILAVPGIILALIMSGGLAILLKTMNVGLLSWEWNIALMFGAVISATDPVAVVALLKELGASKKLGTLIEGESLLNDGTAIVIFMVFFTAITGSASDTHVVLEFSRVAIGGILIGVIIGAVVIAWVKRVFNDALVEISIIIAAAYLVFFVAEHFMQMSGVLAIVAFGLAMAGIGKTRISPKVEHFLHKFWELAAFFANTIIFIIVGVVIAQRAEFTLIDFAVLGIFYIGIHIIRAIIIIMFYPAMKRIGYGLNKKEATVLWYGALRGAIGLALALVVVNLDDKYISAEIRNQFFFITAGIVTLTLLVNATTMKFIVNKLGLSKIAPAKALMIINAKQYLRSSTENAIERLKKDRFISNADWNSVKEYLPPEAVINSNQDIKIDTISEIRKRILEKEKSSYWHQFKEGLLGPTAVRSLSEGIDTILDDGGLKSLSERKDLELLMKTPKFLSKLQSISLLKRVTRHIFFERLAVSYDSARGFIDAQQECIKLVESMYRSIDPDDNEGNKNLEIIEAEINQNKIEGLTFIRNIRKTYPEIYDAIATRQAIRSLLNYELKTIERLQKNGRIDSEEASKMIHSVEERMKKLLLAPPKVKIPDVLEFLSKLPWLQNVNNNTLEKTGKLFKAKIYSTGNKLIKEGTSSDTVYLIARGTVTITFNDELIDIVGEGNIIGEIGILTGRSSNASVTADSPLSVFTMSNSQLKHLIEESAEFRRAIWKAAGKRIAAGQLRTIEPYCYMRSKKFKSWIDEGKIISSSEKKDFELNNEIAVLLIGKVIFSGSSEKVSAPAVINISKFSLAENSKIFICPVEEN